One window of the Acinonyx jubatus isolate Ajub_Pintada_27869175 chromosome A2, VMU_Ajub_asm_v1.0, whole genome shotgun sequence genome contains the following:
- the CCR9 gene encoding C-C chemokine receptor type 9 has protein sequence MVPTELTGLVSNMSDDYSYHPTSPLDDYLNLPELYCKKNNVRQFASYFLPPLYWLVFIAGALGNSLVVLVYWYCTRVKTMTDMFLLNLAIADLLFLATLPFWAIATADQWRFHTFLCKVVNSMYKMNFYSCVLLIMCISVDRYIAIAQAMKAQTWRQKRLVYSKMVCFAVWVLAAMLCIPEILYSQLKKESGITICTMVYPSDESTKVKSVVLTLKVVLGFFLPFVVMACCYTIIIHTLLQAKKSSKHKALKVTVTVLTVFFLSQFPYNCILLVQTIDAYAMFISNCAISTNIDICFQVTQTIAFFHSCLNPVLYVFVGERFRRDLMKTLKNLGCISQAQWVSFMRREGSVKLSSVLLETTSGALSY, from the coding sequence GGTCTTGTCTCTAACATGTCTGACGATTACAGCTACCATCCCACGTCTCCTCTGGATGACTACCTAAACCTCCCTGAACTTTACTGTAAGAAAAACAACGTCCGGCAATTTGCGAGCTACTTCCTCCCGCCCTTGTACTGGCTCGTGTTCATCGCAGGCGCCTTGGGCAACAGTCTGGTCGTCCTTGTCTACTGGTACTGCACGAGAGTGAAGACCATGACCGACATGTTCCTCCTGAATCTGGCAATTGCTGACCTCCTCTTTCTCGCCACGCTTCCTTTCTGGGCCATTGCTACTGCGGACCAGTGGAGATTCCACACCTTCCTGTGCAAAGTGGTCAACAGCATGTACAAGATGAACTTCTACAGCTGCGTGCTGCTGATCATGTGCATCAGCGTGGACAGGTACATTGCCATCGCTCAGGCCATGAAAGCGCAGACCTGGAGGCAGAAAAGGCTCGTGTACAGCAAAATGGTCTGCTTTGCTGTCTGGGTGCTGGCGGCCATGCTCTGCATCCCCGAAATCCTGTATAGTCAACTCAAGAAGGAATCTGGCATTACCATTTGCACCATGGTTTACCCTAGTGACGAGAGCACCAAAGTGAAGTCAGTGGTCTTAACCTTGAAGGTCGTCCTgggctttttccttcctttcgTGGTCATGGCCTGCTGCTACACCATCATCATCCACACTCTGTTACAAGCCAAGAAGTCATCCAAGCACAAGGCCCTGAAGGTGACCGTCACCGTCCTTACTGTCTTCTTCCTATCTCAGTTCCCCTACAACTGCATTCTGTTGGTGCAGACCATCGATGCCTACGCCATGTTCATTTCCAACTGTGCCATTTCCACCAATATTGACATCTGCTTCCAGGTCACTCAAACCATCGCCTTCTTCCACAGTTGCCTGAACCCCGTGCTCTATGTTTTTGTGGGCGAGAGATTCCGCCGGGATCTTATGAAGACCCTGAAGAACTTGGGTTGCATCAGCCAGGCGCAGTGGGTCTCGTTCATGAGGAGAGAAGGAAGCGTGAAGCTGTCGTCCGTGCTGCTGGAGACGACCTCGGGAGCGCTCTCCTACTGA